In one window of Halocatena salina DNA:
- a CDS encoding metal-dependent hydrolase, with translation MYKRGHFGIGLLVLAPMYYGLLPDRPILALLLSGILVIQGLPDKDQGISWLKHRGTSHSLVAVVLVGAVCAGIGWAAGEYILPPIATGLSTAATSAETPAAWWGDRLLMYDAPTMALIGFAVGAGGIVTHLLGDIITPMGLQPFRPFSERQYNVAYIPAANPYANIGFFVLGLLAMLVILASVYGVL, from the coding sequence ATGTACAAACGAGGACACTTCGGGATCGGGTTACTGGTCCTCGCCCCCATGTACTACGGGTTACTTCCCGATCGGCCGATTCTGGCGCTGTTGCTCTCGGGGATCTTGGTGATTCAGGGGCTCCCCGACAAAGACCAGGGAATCAGTTGGCTCAAGCACCGCGGGACGAGTCACTCGTTGGTCGCAGTGGTTCTCGTCGGCGCTGTGTGCGCGGGTATAGGGTGGGCTGCTGGTGAGTATATCCTCCCCCCGATTGCGACAGGGCTCTCGACTGCAGCGACATCAGCTGAGACGCCTGCCGCGTGGTGGGGGGATCGGCTGCTGATGTACGACGCTCCAACGATGGCTCTCATCGGGTTCGCTGTTGGGGCCGGTGGAATTGTGACCCATCTCCTCGGGGATATCATCACGCCAATGGGCTTGCAGCCGTTCCGTCCGTTTTCAGAGCGCCAGTACAACGTCGCGTATATACCAGCGGCAAATCCGTACGCGAATATTGGGTTTTTTGTGCTCGGTCTGCTGGCGATGCTAGTCATTCTCGCGTCAGTGTACGGTGTTCTTTGA